The genomic interval GAAACCGACGAATACGGTTCCGGGAATCGCGTATATGGCACAGGGGGGCTGGCATTTTGAAAAGGACGGAAAGATCTTGATGAAAAACGAGCCGGGCGCAAAGCTCCTGACCGAGCCGGCGCATTGGATGGTCTTCTGGCCGTTTGACGCCAAAACAGCCGGCCTTCGGACCATGCCGAACAAAATGGGCGCTTATATCATGTGGGAAGGCACCCCGTATGCCCATCTGATGATTTATCAGGATCCGAGAAAGATGAAGTAGGTCGGAATATAAAAATCGAGGGGGCTCATCCGATGCGCCCTTCTCTCAACCAAAAGGAGGATGTCATGCCTACGAAACAGTACAAGAAGTTAGGGTGTCTGGACGCAAATCCGACGGGGGGCTGCGCGTTTGAAATCCGGGCCGAGACCGAGGACGAGGTGATGCGGATCATGGGCGATCATGCCAAGGTCATGCACAAGATGGCCTCCCTTCCGCCGGAGATGATTTCCAAGGTCAAGTCCGCCATCAAGACCGTGCCGGTCAACGTATAACGGACGGCCCGCCGAATCCAAAACCCCCGGTGCCGTGGTCATGCGCCGGGGGTTTTTATTTCCAGGTTGAGTTC from Nitrospiria bacterium carries:
- a CDS encoding DUF1059 domain-containing protein; the protein is MPTKQYKKLGCLDANPTGGCAFEIRAETEDEVMRIMGDHAKVMHKMASLPPEMISKVKSAIKTVPVNV